From the Candidatus Sysuiplasma jiujiangense genome, one window contains:
- a CDS encoding ATP-dependent Clp protease proteolytic subunit: MSSYRYGVAVILVVFAVILSTAQVVDAQIIQPHPDAAKAPLVAVVNFDIGVDQGASNYVQSVSSFAIANHEDMIIVMNTPGGLLEDMLSIVSSIQNVQNHGLKVFTFVPPDGAAASAGSYIALATNAIYMGNGSVIGPSTPYIIGGTSSEEAHVVNFSVAYIGALATRNGYNVSAAENMARSNVAYNSTTAAAVKLITGKAQTFDQFLSAVGLSGAYVDNLQEPLFDVFLSTVSNATLDGLFFIVGAVAIFIDLFHRTLFLTFFGAIMIALGLLGAEVIGAPVVAILVLAAAAVLIFIEVKAGHGLFATSGILLGLLGTWLLAGNSIGYSNHLPAGYSPSPFGLLEYLLMGFIAGFLIIGAVYISKVRKALMNSPMLVGPHRVVGATGWSTTDLVPGEDGVCNVRSEDWTCYSDKPVPKNSRVRVIEYGEGRIKVEKIEDSGPSEEQETGR, encoded by the coding sequence ATGTCTTCATACAGATACGGTGTGGCAGTAATCCTTGTCGTTTTTGCAGTCATACTCAGCACAGCGCAGGTTGTCGATGCACAAATAATTCAGCCTCATCCGGATGCTGCGAAGGCCCCTCTGGTGGCAGTTGTAAATTTTGACATCGGTGTCGATCAGGGAGCTTCGAACTATGTCCAGAGCGTTTCGTCCTTTGCCATAGCAAATCATGAGGACATGATAATCGTGATGAATACGCCCGGAGGGCTGCTAGAGGACATGCTGAGCATTGTGTCGTCTATTCAAAACGTGCAAAACCACGGCCTGAAAGTGTTCACATTCGTTCCGCCTGACGGGGCAGCGGCATCCGCGGGAAGTTACATAGCTCTCGCTACAAACGCAATTTACATGGGAAACGGATCCGTAATCGGACCGTCGACACCATACATAATAGGTGGCACATCTTCGGAAGAAGCGCATGTGGTAAATTTTTCGGTAGCCTACATAGGAGCACTTGCCACACGCAACGGTTATAATGTAAGCGCCGCGGAAAACATGGCGAGAAGCAATGTTGCATACAACTCGACAACCGCAGCAGCTGTAAAGCTCATTACGGGGAAAGCACAGACTTTCGATCAGTTTCTTTCGGCTGTTGGTCTGAGCGGAGCGTATGTCGACAACCTGCAGGAACCGCTTTTCGATGTTTTCCTGAGCACTGTCAGCAATGCAACTCTTGATGGCTTGTTCTTCATAGTGGGTGCGGTGGCTATTTTCATAGATTTGTTCCATAGAACACTGTTTCTCACTTTTTTTGGGGCAATCATGATTGCCCTCGGTCTGCTGGGAGCCGAGGTCATAGGAGCGCCCGTAGTGGCAATACTGGTGCTTGCAGCCGCCGCGGTCCTGATATTTATAGAGGTGAAGGCGGGACATGGCCTCTTTGCAACCTCGGGCATACTCCTGGGCCTTCTCGGCACCTGGCTGCTTGCAGGGAACAGCATCGGCTACTCAAATCATCTCCCCGCAGGCTATTCCCCATCACCGTTTGGTCTTCTGGAATACCTGCTGATGGGATTCATTGCCGGCTTCCTGATAATCGGTGCGGTCTATATCTCAAAGGTGAGGAAGGCGCTTATGAACAGCCCGATGCTGGTGGGACCGCACAGGGTGGTCGGTGCGACAGGCTGGTCGACAACCGATCTCGTGCCGGGAGAAGATGGCGTATGCAATGTGCGATCTGAAGACTGGACCTGCTATTCAGATAAACCTGTACCTAAGAATTCAAGGGTGAGAGTCATCGAATACGGGGAGGGCAGGATCAAAGTTGAGAAGATCGAAGATTCCGGACCATCAGAAGAGCAGGAAACCGGCAGATAG
- a CDS encoding helix-turn-helix domain-containing protein: MSSERTFPFFRGGDSEVMKILSGNRKRILQTLYVLPASSVSRISREVGLTPNTVKWHLNALKRAEFINEDRVDNKAVFYPSNYLDQSEILLLTVLSDESSSRIFREVYDNPGLTQKEIKNALGLTQNTTGYFLRKLTHIGAIDEVQNGKFKHYYPSKNVIKRFEERKSRSHELANTLILRLKSSGIEITDIVVTDISFNFRVQQRHGTELVEFQSNPFMHLLG, translated from the coding sequence TTGTCATCTGAACGCACGTTTCCGTTCTTCAGGGGCGGAGATTCGGAAGTAATGAAAATACTTTCCGGCAACAGGAAGAGGATACTTCAGACTCTTTATGTTTTGCCGGCGTCAAGCGTGTCCAGAATTTCGAGAGAGGTCGGGCTTACCCCCAACACCGTCAAATGGCATCTCAACGCCCTCAAGAGGGCCGAGTTCATAAACGAAGACCGTGTTGACAATAAAGCGGTTTTCTACCCAAGCAACTATCTCGACCAGTCGGAAATACTCCTGCTCACTGTCCTGAGTGATGAAAGCTCCAGCAGAATATTCAGGGAAGTCTACGACAACCCCGGTCTTACGCAGAAGGAGATAAAAAATGCACTCGGGCTCACCCAGAACACAACAGGCTATTTTCTCAGAAAGCTCACACACATCGGTGCAATTGACGAAGTACAGAACGGTAAATTCAAACATTATTATCCCTCAAAGAATGTAATAAAGAGATTTGAAGAAAGGAAATCAAGGTCACATGAACTTGCAAATACGCTGATACTCAGGCTGAAATCCAGCGGCATAGAAATCACGGACATAGTGGTGACCGACATCTCATTCAATTTCAGAGTTCAGCAGAGGCATGGCACAGAACTGGTGGAGTTCCAGTCCAATCCTTTCATGCATCTGCTCGGCTGA
- a CDS encoding aldo/keto reductase, translating to MKYLHLHGLEVSQLCLGTWHLPPSTKQYTDGIHRVDRQETERIVKKAVDLGISFFDTANTYHGTISETHLHPEHSGNAERILGSCLSGYERESIVIATKVRAEVAKFPNGGGLSRKHISWQIRESLKRLKTKYVDLYQIHWEDELTPPEETMGILNDIVHNGFVHYIGVSNHSAEMMTRMQEISLSRGYEQFITMQEPYNIAERKVEYDKIAVARKYRMDMLAYVPLAQGILSGKYLEGVPTGSRASYIDGLRSDARRLEGLAARVASTAKDLQITPSQLSLAWILRMQKELGIAIVPIIGATSVRHLEENCEAVNVNLPDDVFRDLLET from the coding sequence ATGAAATATCTGCATCTTCATGGACTGGAAGTCTCACAGCTCTGCCTGGGTACATGGCATCTGCCTCCTTCAACGAAGCAATACACTGACGGCATTCACAGGGTCGACAGGCAGGAGACTGAACGCATTGTCAAGAAGGCGGTGGACCTAGGAATCAGTTTCTTCGACACGGCCAACACATACCACGGCACTATAAGCGAAACCCATCTTCATCCGGAGCATTCGGGAAATGCTGAAAGAATCCTGGGATCCTGCCTGTCCGGATATGAGCGTGAATCGATAGTGATCGCGACCAAGGTAAGAGCGGAGGTTGCCAAGTTCCCGAATGGCGGAGGTCTTTCGAGAAAGCATATTTCATGGCAGATCAGGGAAAGCCTGAAGCGGTTGAAAACCAAATATGTGGATCTGTACCAGATACACTGGGAAGATGAACTCACGCCGCCGGAAGAGACGATGGGTATTCTAAACGACATTGTGCACAATGGTTTTGTTCATTACATAGGTGTGAGCAATCACTCTGCTGAAATGATGACGAGGATGCAAGAGATATCGTTAAGCAGGGGATACGAGCAGTTTATTACAATGCAGGAACCGTACAATATTGCTGAGAGAAAAGTTGAGTACGATAAGATAGCCGTGGCGAGAAAGTACAGGATGGATATGCTTGCATATGTCCCTCTCGCTCAGGGAATACTCTCGGGTAAGTATCTTGAGGGTGTCCCCACAGGTTCCAGGGCCTCGTATATAGACGGGCTCAGGTCTGACGCACGCAGGCTAGAGGGCCTTGCAGCCCGTGTAGCGAGCACGGCCAAAGATCTGCAGATCACCCCTTCGCAGCTCTCCCTGGCGTGGATTCTGAGGATGCAGAAGGAGCTAGGCATTGCAATCGTTCCAATAATTGGAGCCACAAGCGTCAGACATCTTGAGGAGAACTGTGAGGCGGTGAATGTGAATTTGCCGGATGATGTATTCAGGGACCTGCTTGAAACTTGA
- a CDS encoding LD-carboxypeptidase — protein MIIPKRLKKGDRIGVVTPSAPLNSNELVARLNNGIAILNDMGFEVVLGRNAMKVNGYLAGEPVEKAEDINEMFADRNVSAILCSQGGGTANSCLPHLDWDTIRKNPKIFQGFSDISVILNSINSKTGLVTFHGHDVAWGLGWKPSEYDLNEFRLRLIDGMTGEVNPSGERKTVRSGSASGKLVGGNIMCLLKLAGTPYWPDCRNSILFMEGYTVGPDDCDYMFHQLEQMGIFEEISGAVVGYVHSLQNSPFPVRQMEDILLDVSRSYDFPILKINDFGHECRTTVLPVGAMARIDADEKIFSITERCLA, from the coding sequence ATGATAATTCCGAAGAGACTAAAGAAAGGGGACAGGATTGGAGTTGTCACGCCTTCCGCCCCGCTGAACAGCAACGAGCTGGTGGCAAGACTGAACAATGGGATTGCCATCCTCAACGACATGGGCTTCGAGGTGGTGCTGGGAAGGAATGCAATGAAAGTGAACGGTTATCTGGCCGGTGAACCGGTGGAGAAGGCCGAAGACATCAATGAGATGTTTGCCGACAGGAATGTCAGTGCCATACTCTGCTCGCAGGGAGGCGGAACTGCGAACAGCTGCCTGCCTCATCTCGACTGGGATACAATAAGAAAAAATCCAAAGATCTTCCAGGGCTTCAGCGACATTTCAGTCATTCTCAACTCCATTAACAGTAAGACGGGGCTCGTGACTTTCCACGGGCACGATGTTGCCTGGGGACTCGGCTGGAAGCCGTCTGAATACGATCTGAACGAATTCAGGCTGAGGCTTATCGATGGGATGACAGGAGAGGTCAATCCCTCAGGTGAAAGGAAAACAGTGAGGAGCGGAAGTGCCTCAGGTAAACTGGTGGGGGGCAACATAATGTGCCTGCTGAAGCTTGCCGGGACACCCTACTGGCCGGACTGCAGGAATTCCATTTTATTCATGGAGGGATATACAGTCGGACCGGACGATTGTGACTATATGTTCCATCAGCTGGAACAGATGGGTATTTTCGAAGAAATCTCCGGCGCTGTCGTCGGATATGTCCACAGCCTGCAGAACTCGCCATTTCCCGTACGTCAGATGGAGGACATACTGCTTGATGTAAGCCGGAGTTATGACTTCCCGATACTGAAAATAAACGACTTCGGACATGAATGCCGGACAACAGTTCTGCCGGTGGGCGCCATGGCGAGGATAGACGCCGATGAGAAAATATTTTCAATAACCGAGAGATGTCTTGCCTGA
- a CDS encoding ornithine cyclodeaminase family protein: MLYLTDSDVTRLVTMEETIASLREVFTQVGKGRAHLVPRTNIECGGVLSIMGAISNEWELAAVKSFYSSGEQMSFMLTLFSTRNPEPVAVMQAGKLGQMRTGAASGLATDLLSRRNAKVFGCIGTGYQARAQVDAVVAVRNIERIIVHGRDERRMHSFMEDIHSIHDIRVDGVRAVYPSFADADIVTCVTTSSTPVINAGSVKEDCHINAVGGYKPQMVEIDPETVCSCVTVVSDLKAQAMKESGELIAAVASGDLQWDEVTELSDLLAGTAIRRRNARSGRTLFKSLGVAAEDLAAARIAYEKATELGVGKNI, translated from the coding sequence GTGCTATATCTGACAGACAGCGATGTCACCAGGCTTGTCACAATGGAGGAGACGATTGCCTCCCTAAGGGAAGTCTTCACACAGGTGGGAAAAGGGAGAGCGCATCTGGTTCCGCGCACGAATATCGAGTGTGGAGGCGTGCTGAGCATAATGGGAGCAATTTCAAACGAGTGGGAGCTGGCGGCTGTAAAGTCATTTTACAGCTCTGGAGAGCAAATGTCATTCATGCTCACGCTCTTTTCCACGCGCAACCCGGAACCCGTTGCGGTGATGCAGGCAGGGAAACTGGGGCAGATGAGAACAGGGGCCGCTTCGGGGCTGGCGACAGATCTTCTGTCCCGGCGCAATGCAAAGGTATTTGGCTGCATTGGCACAGGTTACCAGGCGCGCGCACAGGTTGATGCGGTGGTTGCCGTCAGGAACATCGAGAGAATAATCGTGCATGGAAGGGATGAAAGGAGGATGCATAGCTTCATGGAGGATATTCACTCAATCCATGATATAAGGGTCGATGGAGTAAGGGCCGTTTATCCCTCGTTTGCTGACGCGGACATAGTGACGTGTGTCACCACATCATCGACTCCGGTGATTAATGCCGGATCAGTGAAAGAGGACTGCCATATCAATGCTGTGGGAGGCTACAAACCTCAGATGGTGGAAATAGATCCTGAAACAGTTTGCTCCTGCGTAACAGTTGTCTCCGACTTGAAGGCGCAGGCAATGAAGGAAAGCGGGGAACTTATTGCCGCGGTTGCCTCAGGAGACCTCCAGTGGGATGAGGTTACTGAACTCAGCGACCTTCTTGCCGGTACTGCCATAAGACGCCGGAATGCCCGTTCCGGAAGAACTCTTTTTAAATCACTGGGTGTTGCAGCAGAGGATCTGGCTGCTGCCAGGATCGCGTATGAAAAGGCGACCGAACTTGGTGTGGGAAAGAACATTTGA
- a CDS encoding APC family permease — protein MQGDRYLKKELSFFDLVIIGVVGAIGTGILFSTAGMTGIAGPGSILAWLIGGIFYLFIGLTYVELSSLYPEAGGPSRYSLYTHGRMTNLINAFSDLLWYIFIPPVEALAVVEGLSAFVKGLIVKGLPTFGGAALGVALMLVFIPFNYFGVKAFGRSTVAIGIVKLVLYLAVAFGLVFVFFDSGNLTSYHGFIPFGMSGVFLAIPLAMFAFGGIRVLPDYAEETKSRKKLPAAIVIVVIGQLLIYLLYDFVFVTGINWSKLGLVSGNWASVGAISGNPFIAIADSYNVGWLLILTLIIGIIGPFVVGYIYLGGGSRVLFAMGRSGVASRSMKGLSETYSIPYVSLIALAIVGAVVAFVAAPLPNIYGLITDSVVAGYIGFSANPVAMTVSRRQGMTKEMLPLGSVIAPVAFVAASLIVYWSGWLYVSYSVLLLLIGVVVFAIAFRVRENIMNSLWYIAYIAFLLAMTYIGSTGALSILNFYQSSLVVVIVSVAIFYPWGVLSGLSSKFDTPKYTSEAVPGTE, from the coding sequence ATGCAGGGGGACCGCTATTTAAAAAAGGAGCTCAGCTTTTTCGACCTCGTCATAATAGGTGTTGTCGGTGCAATAGGAACCGGAATACTGTTCAGCACAGCGGGCATGACAGGGATTGCAGGACCGGGCAGCATACTCGCCTGGCTCATAGGCGGCATATTCTACCTATTCATAGGACTGACCTATGTAGAGCTTTCATCGCTATATCCTGAAGCTGGAGGACCGTCGAGATATTCCCTGTACACGCATGGAAGGATGACGAATCTCATCAACGCTTTCTCAGACCTCCTGTGGTACATATTTATACCACCTGTTGAGGCTCTTGCCGTCGTCGAGGGTTTGAGTGCTTTTGTAAAGGGACTCATTGTCAAGGGTCTTCCGACTTTCGGCGGCGCTGCACTTGGCGTTGCGCTCATGCTTGTGTTCATACCCTTCAACTACTTCGGCGTGAAGGCCTTCGGCCGGTCAACCGTGGCAATAGGCATTGTGAAACTCGTTCTCTATCTCGCCGTTGCCTTCGGCCTTGTCTTTGTTTTCTTCGATTCGGGAAACCTGACCTCATATCACGGCTTCATACCGTTCGGCATGTCCGGCGTTTTCCTGGCCATACCGCTGGCGATGTTTGCATTCGGCGGGATAAGAGTCCTCCCGGATTATGCCGAGGAGACGAAGAGCAGAAAAAAGCTGCCTGCGGCAATTGTGATTGTTGTCATAGGTCAGCTGCTGATATATCTCCTCTATGACTTTGTTTTCGTGACAGGAATAAACTGGTCAAAGCTTGGTCTTGTATCGGGCAACTGGGCGTCTGTCGGAGCGATCAGCGGGAATCCGTTCATCGCAATAGCGGACAGCTACAATGTCGGCTGGCTGCTTATACTGACGCTGATCATAGGCATAATAGGTCCGTTTGTGGTCGGCTATATCTACCTTGGCGGCGGTTCAAGGGTGCTCTTCGCAATGGGCAGATCAGGAGTAGCATCGAGATCCATGAAAGGGCTGAGTGAAACCTATTCCATACCTTATGTCTCCCTCATTGCGCTTGCGATCGTTGGGGCGGTCGTTGCGTTCGTGGCCGCACCTCTCCCGAATATATACGGTCTTATTACAGATTCCGTTGTGGCCGGTTATATAGGTTTTTCAGCCAATCCCGTAGCAATGACAGTTTCCCGCAGACAGGGAATGACCAAGGAAATGCTGCCGCTGGGAAGTGTGATTGCACCAGTTGCATTTGTAGCCGCTTCCCTTATAGTTTACTGGAGCGGATGGCTCTATGTATCATATTCCGTCCTGCTGCTTCTCATCGGTGTTGTTGTATTCGCGATCGCATTCAGAGTCCGAGAGAATATCATGAACTCGCTGTGGTACATTGCATACATTGCTTTCCTTCTTGCAATGACATATATCGGTAGCACCGGTGCGCTGAGCATACTGAATTTCTATCAGTCATCTCTTGTCGTTGTGATCGTGTCTGTTGCCATATTTTATCCCTGGGGAGTGCTGTCGGGTCTCTCCAGCAAATTCGATACGCCGAAATATACGTCGGAGGCAGTGCCCGGCACAGAATAA
- a CDS encoding PDZ domain-containing protein — protein sequence MKSYCLYPDISGENVLFVSDDDLWLYDMRTGALRNIASGFGIITYPKFSPDGENIAFRAVRYSSQSSAEIYAMPSGGGEVKRVTYFGSVLTTIAGWSKDGRLIVSSDFGKPFMRYPELFEFDLEEGSYRKMNIGPATALAFGSAGTVLARNSTDLPQWKRYKGGARGKFWKDDRGNGKFRKFLELDSNLTSPMWIGKRLYFISDHEGTGNIYSVDANGVDLTRHTSHNEFFARNAGSDGRRIVYQCGGELFVFDPSSGKSEKIKMEIPATRIQTKERFIETKEFIEECSMDSSAKNLVIVARGKLLAMQNWDGPVLQLGRRDGVRYRLGRYLKSGFIVAVSDEDGEERIEIFDRSGIRKKVINVDGSVMALKTSPAGDLFAYSTSRYELIISDSAGRKKPIDSSAWGPIDDFAWSPDGSFIAYSIPQGHNASNIRIAGRDGGKKTDVTQPSANDFSPTFDPEGRYLFFISDRELDPTYDRIMFDLGFQKTSRPFAVSLRKDVPSPFISPPVKKEEDKKRKNFGIDITSIETRVEAFPVESADYGKVRALKGKVFLLSFPVEGSKKYWLYSRERRKGKIESFDLSNGEMETFAQDLSDFEVSADCSHLLLQYGEEISIRDAEKKVEGADDRRPGRKSGFIDLGRIKIRLDPVKEWEQMFRETWRLMRDNYWRGDMRGVNWDAVYSRYSALIPRISTRFELSDLIREMQGEMGTSHAYEMGGDYRTDTPYGIGSLGAEFELKNGRYVISDIYVGDPANDGEKSPLLSPGVDASKGDVLVSIDGIELTPGRAPQSVLENRADDVVNIILMRNGKKKEFTVRALRNEKRLIYRTWVERNRNYVHDRTDGKVGYLHIPDMGPNGFAEFHRIYRLEVEREALIVDLRYNSGGHVSALLLEKLARKRIGYDRPRRGVPVPYPPDSVKGPMVAITNENAGSDGDIFSHGFKLFNLGPLIGTRTWGGVIGINPRLRLVDGTTVTQPQYAFWFKDVGWSVENYGTDPTIEVEISPQDYRAGVDTQLELALKEISSLMEGKEGILQAPEIEELKSASSR from the coding sequence ATGAAGAGTTACTGCCTCTATCCTGACATAAGTGGGGAAAATGTGCTTTTTGTAAGTGACGACGATCTCTGGCTTTACGACATGCGAACAGGGGCGTTGAGGAATATAGCCAGTGGTTTTGGAATAATCACGTATCCAAAATTTTCTCCGGATGGTGAGAATATCGCCTTCAGGGCTGTCAGATATTCATCCCAGTCTTCTGCAGAGATATATGCAATGCCTTCAGGCGGAGGCGAGGTAAAAAGGGTCACGTACTTTGGCTCAGTGCTGACAACAATTGCAGGCTGGTCAAAGGATGGCAGACTCATTGTGTCGAGCGATTTCGGCAAACCCTTCATGCGTTATCCGGAACTGTTTGAATTCGATCTGGAAGAAGGCAGTTACAGGAAGATGAACATTGGACCTGCGACAGCATTGGCGTTTGGAAGTGCCGGAACTGTGCTCGCGAGGAACTCCACAGACCTTCCGCAGTGGAAGAGATATAAGGGGGGAGCTAGGGGAAAATTCTGGAAGGATGACAGGGGAAACGGAAAATTCAGGAAGTTCCTGGAACTGGACAGCAATCTGACTTCACCTATGTGGATAGGAAAGAGGCTGTATTTCATCTCAGACCACGAGGGAACAGGAAATATCTACTCCGTTGATGCAAATGGCGTGGATCTGACAAGGCACACCTCGCACAATGAGTTCTTTGCCAGAAATGCGGGGAGCGACGGGAGGAGAATTGTGTATCAGTGTGGAGGTGAACTTTTTGTCTTTGATCCATCGTCCGGTAAAAGTGAGAAAATCAAGATGGAGATCCCGGCCACAAGGATACAGACAAAAGAGAGATTCATAGAAACGAAGGAGTTCATTGAAGAGTGCAGCATGGACAGCAGTGCGAAAAATCTTGTGATTGTTGCAAGAGGGAAGCTTTTAGCAATGCAGAACTGGGATGGTCCGGTGCTCCAGCTTGGCAGGAGAGACGGCGTCCGATACAGACTTGGCAGGTACCTGAAATCGGGATTTATTGTAGCCGTGAGCGACGAGGACGGTGAGGAGAGAATCGAAATTTTTGACAGATCCGGCATCCGGAAAAAAGTGATAAACGTGGATGGCTCAGTTATGGCACTTAAGACTTCACCCGCCGGGGATCTGTTTGCTTATTCCACCAGCAGGTATGAACTCATAATTTCAGACAGTGCAGGAAGGAAAAAACCGATTGACTCGAGCGCCTGGGGTCCGATAGATGATTTCGCGTGGTCACCGGACGGCAGTTTTATAGCGTACAGTATTCCGCAGGGACACAATGCCAGCAACATAAGGATTGCAGGAAGAGACGGGGGAAAGAAGACTGATGTCACGCAACCTTCCGCAAACGACTTTTCACCGACCTTCGATCCTGAAGGCCGATATCTTTTCTTCATATCAGACAGGGAACTCGATCCGACTTATGACAGGATTATGTTTGATCTCGGTTTTCAGAAGACATCCAGACCATTCGCGGTTTCGCTCAGGAAGGACGTGCCATCACCTTTTATCTCTCCACCGGTGAAGAAGGAGGAAGATAAAAAAAGGAAGAATTTCGGAATTGACATTACATCAATTGAGACAAGGGTGGAAGCATTTCCTGTGGAATCGGCGGACTATGGAAAAGTAAGAGCGCTGAAGGGAAAGGTCTTTTTACTCTCCTTCCCGGTGGAAGGCTCAAAGAAATACTGGCTGTACTCCCGTGAGAGGAGGAAGGGGAAAATTGAGTCCTTCGATCTGTCTAACGGGGAAATGGAGACATTTGCACAGGACCTATCCGATTTTGAGGTTTCGGCTGACTGCTCGCACCTTCTGCTTCAATACGGAGAGGAGATAAGTATACGGGACGCGGAAAAGAAGGTCGAGGGCGCGGATGACAGGAGACCCGGAAGGAAGTCTGGATTCATAGATCTCGGGAGGATCAAGATAAGGCTCGATCCTGTGAAGGAATGGGAACAGATGTTCAGAGAAACATGGCGGCTCATGCGAGACAATTACTGGAGGGGGGACATGCGCGGTGTGAACTGGGATGCTGTATACAGCCGTTACAGCGCTCTGATACCGCGCATCAGTACAAGATTCGAGCTTTCTGATTTAATCAGGGAGATGCAGGGGGAGATGGGAACGTCGCATGCCTACGAGATGGGCGGCGATTACAGGACCGACACGCCGTACGGCATAGGAAGTCTTGGAGCTGAATTTGAGCTGAAGAACGGCAGATATGTTATCAGTGACATTTATGTTGGTGACCCGGCCAACGATGGAGAAAAGTCCCCGCTTCTTTCTCCCGGAGTGGATGCGAGTAAAGGAGACGTTCTGGTTTCCATAGACGGAATAGAACTCACACCCGGCAGGGCCCCGCAGAGCGTTCTTGAAAACAGGGCGGATGATGTAGTCAACATCATACTAATGCGTAACGGAAAGAAAAAGGAGTTCACAGTCAGAGCGCTCAGGAACGAAAAGAGACTCATATACAGGACATGGGTGGAAAGGAACAGGAACTATGTGCATGACAGGACAGACGGAAAAGTGGGCTACCTGCACATACCAGACATGGGACCTAACGGTTTTGCTGAATTCCACAGGATATACAGGCTCGAGGTCGAGAGGGAGGCGCTGATAGTCGATCTGCGGTACAATTCGGGCGGGCATGTTTCGGCACTGCTGCTTGAAAAGCTCGCGAGGAAAAGGATAGGATATGACAGACCGAGGAGAGGGGTGCCAGTCCCATATCCTCCCGATTCAGTTAAGGGCCCGATGGTCGCAATTACAAATGAGAATGCTGGCTCCGATGGCGACATATTCAGCCATGGCTTCAAGCTGTTCAACCTCGGCCCCCTTATTGGAACAAGAACCTGGGGTGGTGTAATAGGCATAAATCCGAGACTGAGACTTGTCGACGGCACCACTGTCACCCAGCCTCAGTATGCCTTCTGGTTTAAAGATGTGGGATGGAGCGTTGAAAATTATGGGACAGACCCAACGATTGAAGTCGAGATTTCACCCCAGGATTACAGGGCGGGAGTTGATACGCAGCTTGAACTGGCGCTGAAGGAAATCAGTTCGCTTATGGAGGGGAAGGAAGGGATTCTTCAGGCTCCGGAGATAGAAGAGCTGAAGTCAGCCTCCTCCCGCTAA
- a CDS encoding site-specific DNA-methyltransferase produces the protein MQFETSHRIINCDAAEGIAQLPDSSIALTVTSPPYPMIEMWDALFSESDSGISGSMASGNAETAFESMHHQLDKIWTLICAKTIDGGILCINVGDATRSTGGRFRLFSNHSRVIRGCLAAGFDQLPEIIWKKQSNKPNKFMGSGMLPTAAYVTQEHEFILIFRKGRKRKFELPDEKIRRRLSAYFWEERNCWFSDIWDDIKGEKQDNGKSTRKRTAAFPVQLPYRLISMFSVIGDTVMDPFCGTGKTSVAAIAACRNSIGIDINEEYAALSRLDISNCLDECNNIIGRRLAGHTQFVSNSGVENHRYINENYKFRVKTAQESEILFPVPVSILSANGQFTVVYS, from the coding sequence TTGCAGTTCGAAACGAGTCACAGGATCATTAATTGCGATGCGGCTGAAGGAATAGCCCAACTACCAGACAGTTCAATTGCCCTCACTGTTACCTCGCCTCCTTATCCAATGATAGAGATGTGGGATGCGCTCTTTTCTGAGTCCGACTCAGGCATATCAGGTTCAATGGCGTCCGGAAATGCCGAAACGGCGTTCGAATCAATGCATCATCAACTCGATAAAATCTGGACCCTGATATGCGCAAAGACAATCGATGGCGGGATTTTATGCATTAATGTCGGCGATGCAACAAGGAGTACAGGGGGACGTTTTCGCTTATTTTCCAATCATTCACGGGTTATCAGAGGCTGTCTGGCGGCAGGATTTGACCAGTTGCCCGAAATAATATGGAAGAAACAGTCGAACAAACCTAACAAGTTCATGGGCTCAGGAATGCTCCCTACGGCAGCTTATGTCACTCAGGAACACGAATTCATACTTATATTCAGAAAGGGGCGCAAAAGAAAATTCGAACTCCCGGATGAAAAGATTCGCAGGAGACTGAGTGCATATTTCTGGGAAGAACGAAACTGCTGGTTTTCTGACATCTGGGATGACATTAAAGGCGAAAAGCAGGACAATGGGAAATCAACCCGGAAAAGGACGGCTGCGTTCCCCGTGCAGCTGCCCTACAGGCTGATATCAATGTTTTCCGTCATCGGTGACACCGTCATGGATCCATTCTGTGGCACTGGGAAGACATCAGTCGCGGCAATAGCTGCATGCAGAAACAGCATAGGCATCGACATCAATGAAGAGTATGCAGCGCTCTCAAGGTTGGATATTTCTAACTGTCTGGATGAATGCAATAACATCATTGGACGTCGCCTTGCCGGTCACACACAGTTTGTTAGCAATTCTGGTGTTGAGAATCACCGCTACATTAATGAAAATTACAAATTCAGGGTCAAAACCGCACAGGAATCAGAAATTCTTTTCCCTGTTCCTGTGTCAATACTGTCAGCGAACGGACAATTCACTGTAGTCTATTCCTGA